From Deinococcus yavapaiensis KR-236, a single genomic window includes:
- a CDS encoding M3 family metallopeptidase, whose amino-acid sequence MTISEAVNPLLDVGFDIPFDRIRPEHAEPAVERLIENARRKLASLVAWQDPASFLPMFDDLDRELRTTSTIVGHLEGVVTNDEWRAAWNAVLPKLSAFSTEVQLSEELWSALKRFADTDFARELTGEQARYLRLTLDRFRRGGADLPSAQKDRVKQIDLRLAELTTRYGQNVLDGTAAFELYVPEARLAGVPDRVLKAARAEAEKRGHDGYRLTLHLPTLQPVLTYADDRELRRELWEAQGKVGVGEGRDNRELIPEILALRREKASILGFANFADLVLAERMAKNGERAQAFERDLVSRVKPFFERENQELDDFYRAHAGQDAPALQPWDVAYWAEKQRAAKYAFDEEALRPYFPLQSVLTGLFEITRRVFGVRVEEASAPGWHPEVKYYNLFDKRGEHVASFYTDWFPRDNKRGGAWMNAFITGKPTPEGFVPHLGLMCGNMTPPSPGMPALLSHREVETVFHEFGHLLHHALSRVETRGLAGTSVAWDFVELPSQIMENWCWEREALDLFARHFETNEAIPQDLFEKLNAAKNYRAANVSMRQLAFGTVDLALHIDFDGQGDPLAFAREIMAPLSPAPLPHDYAFVAAFNHIFANPVGYAAGYYSYKWAEVLDADAFTRFADEGIFSEVVGGEYVDRLLSRGNSEDPAQLYRDFMGRDPDAEALLRRSGLVSA is encoded by the coding sequence ATGACCATTTCCGAGGCCGTGAACCCGCTGCTCGACGTCGGGTTCGACATCCCTTTCGACCGCATTCGCCCGGAACACGCCGAACCCGCCGTGGAGCGCCTCATCGAGAACGCGCGGCGCAAGCTCGCTTCGCTCGTCGCTTGGCAAGATCCCGCGTCCTTCCTCCCGATGTTCGACGATCTCGACCGCGAGCTTCGCACGACGTCCACCATCGTCGGGCACCTCGAGGGCGTCGTCACGAACGACGAGTGGCGCGCGGCGTGGAACGCCGTCCTTCCCAAGCTCAGCGCCTTCTCGACGGAAGTGCAGCTCAGCGAGGAACTTTGGAGCGCCTTGAAGCGCTTCGCCGACACGGACTTCGCGCGGGAACTCACCGGCGAGCAGGCGCGGTACTTGCGCTTGACCCTCGACCGTTTCCGCCGTGGCGGCGCCGACTTGCCGTCGGCGCAAAAGGACCGCGTGAAGCAGATTGATTTGCGCCTCGCCGAGCTCACGACGCGCTACGGACAAAACGTCCTCGACGGCACGGCGGCCTTCGAACTCTACGTGCCCGAAGCGCGCCTCGCGGGCGTGCCCGACCGCGTGCTCAAAGCGGCGCGCGCCGAGGCCGAGAAGCGTGGACACGACGGTTACCGCCTCACGCTGCACCTTCCGACCCTCCAGCCTGTCTTGACGTACGCCGACGACCGCGAGCTTCGCCGCGAACTATGGGAAGCGCAAGGCAAAGTCGGTGTGGGCGAGGGGCGCGACAACCGCGAGCTTATTCCCGAGATTCTCGCCTTGCGACGTGAGAAGGCGAGCATTCTCGGCTTCGCCAACTTCGCCGATCTCGTGCTCGCCGAGCGCATGGCCAAAAACGGCGAGCGCGCGCAAGCGTTCGAGCGTGACCTCGTGTCGCGCGTGAAGCCCTTCTTCGAGCGTGAAAACCAAGAACTCGACGACTTCTACCGTGCCCACGCGGGTCAGGACGCGCCCGCGCTGCAGCCGTGGGACGTGGCGTACTGGGCCGAGAAGCAGCGGGCCGCGAAGTACGCCTTCGACGAGGAAGCGTTACGGCCGTACTTCCCGCTTCAATCCGTCCTCACGGGCTTGTTCGAGATCACGCGCCGCGTGTTCGGCGTTCGAGTCGAAGAGGCAAGCGCGCCCGGCTGGCACCCCGAGGTGAAGTACTACAACCTCTTCGACAAGCGCGGCGAGCACGTCGCGAGCTTCTACACCGATTGGTTTCCGCGTGACAACAAGCGCGGCGGCGCGTGGATGAACGCCTTCATCACCGGCAAGCCGACGCCGGAAGGTTTCGTGCCGCACCTCGGTCTCATGTGCGGCAACATGACGCCGCCCAGCCCAGGCATGCCCGCGCTGCTGTCTCACCGTGAAGTCGAGACGGTCTTCCACGAGTTCGGTCACCTGCTGCACCACGCCCTTTCGCGCGTGGAAACGCGCGGCCTCGCGGGTACGAGCGTGGCGTGGGACTTCGTGGAGTTGCCGAGCCAGATCATGGAGAACTGGTGCTGGGAGCGCGAGGCGCTCGACCTCTTCGCGCGTCACTTCGAGACGAACGAGGCGATTCCTCAAGACCTGTTCGAGAAGTTGAACGCCGCGAAGAACTACCGCGCCGCCAACGTCTCGATGCGTCAATTGGCGTTCGGGACGGTGGACCTCGCCCTTCACATCGACTTCGACGGGCAAGGCGATCCCCTGGCGTTCGCCCGTGAAATCATGGCGCCCCTCAGTCCCGCGCCGCTGCCGCACGATTACGCGTTCGTAGCCGCCTTCAACCACATCTTCGCCAACCCGGTCGGGTACGCGGCGGGTTACTACAGCTACAAGTGGGCGGAAGTGCTCGACGCGGACGCCTTCACGCGCTTCGCCGACGAGGGAATCTTCAGCGAGGTCGTCGGTGGCGAGTACGTCGATCGCTTGCTGTCGCGCGGCAACTCCGAGGATCCTGCGCAACTCTACCGTGACTTCATGGGCCGCGATCCGGACGCGGAGGCGCTGTTGAGGCGCTCGGGGCTCGTGTCGGCCTGA